A region of Arabidopsis thaliana chromosome 5, partial sequence DNA encodes the following proteins:
- a CDS encoding Tetratricopeptide repeat (TPR)-like superfamily protein (Tetratricopeptide repeat (TPR)-like superfamily protein; FUNCTIONS IN: binding; INVOLVED IN: biological_process unknown; LOCATED IN: cellular_component unknown; EXPRESSED IN: 25 plant structures; EXPRESSED DURING: 13 growth stages; CONTAINS InterPro DOMAIN/s: Tetratricopeptide-like helical (InterPro:IPR011990), Tetratricopeptide repeat-containing (InterPro:IPR013026), Tetratricopeptide repeat (InterPro:IPR019734); Has 227 Blast hits to 213 proteins in 75 species: Archae - 0; Bacteria - 6; Metazoa - 158; Fungi - 2; Plants - 36; Viruses - 0; Other Eukaryotes - 25 (source: NCBI BLink).) yields the protein MDSRDSLSSDAVRDASSLSDDAAVLSVTSTLAKTALSYFQSGKFEECIDVLIQLDQMKHNDPKVLHNMAIAEYFKDGCSNSEKLVEVLKRVKKQSEQLSSAAKDQVEAANPGTNVSVSKDHFDRTVTTLNIAVTWFHLYHYSKSFSILEPLFQNIQRLDETIALQICFLLLDISLACRDAVNFLAVFDYMDKAFGVGFGSHEENGSTMQLSSNQVSRTSSLLSSSVASDTLRSDLTAAESSLCEETLDYENVLAEIEAEKRMKLVGHIPANNLLKTLSERSFSTADLKLELQLYKVRFLLLTRNLKLAKREVKHAMNIAQKRDSSMALLLKSQLEYAHGNHPKAMKLLLVSGIHKEAGTSGIFNNNLGCIFYQLGCYQASSVLFLKALRSCSSLRNGKPAKTFSLSQNKSMLITYNCGLLYLASGKPLLAAQCFQKASHVFRRQPLIWLRLAECCMMALQKGLLEGGNSSLDRSEIRVHVIGKGNRRQLMIEENGYVELAGSNQLSKLSLPLARVCLSNGIYLLNESLSNDSKSDLGSILSVGMNETKEGSSSDHEEGNTNTDSKEAKGGMSQEIIQNSLSAFEDIRNREKQLMRQALFANMAYVELELANPIKALSAATSLLQLADCSKIYVFLGHIYAAEALCLLNRPIEAGAHLSAYLLGQDDFKLPYAQEDFDQWWKHTSSDCEETLDPSTGNTRDSVFLKPEEARGALFADLAALLATQGHHDQAKSLITHALTLLPNNVQATVTAVYIDLMLGRSQDALARLKQCTHVSFVPGRLEVRAS from the exons ATGGATTCTCGAGATTCGTTATCATCCGACGCCGTTAGAGATGCGTCGTCACTCTCCGACGACGCAGCTGTTCTCTCTGTAACCTCTACACTCGCTAAAACCGCTCTTTCCTATTTCCAATCTGGAAAATTCGAAGAGTGTATCGACGTTTTGATTCAGCTTGATCAGATGAAACATAACGATCCCAag GTTCTACACAATATGGCAATTGCAGAGTACTTCAAGGATGGTTGCTCGAATTCCGAGAAATTGGTGGAAGTGCTAAAACGTGTCAAG aAACAGAGTGAACAACTTTCTTCTGCAGCAAAAGACCAAGTGGAAGCTGCAAACCCTGGAACTAACGTCTCTGTGTCAAAGGATCATTTTGATAGGACAGTAACAACTCTCAACATT GCGGTTACCTGGTTTCATCTGTATCACTATTCAAAATCCTTTTCCATTCTAGAAcctttgtttcaaaatattcaGCGGCTAGACGAG ACAATCGCACTTCAAATCTGCTTCTTGTTGCTGGATATTTCACTGGCTTGTCGTGATGCTGTAAATTTTTTG GCTGTGTTTGACTATATGGACAAAGCTTTTGGTGTTGGTTTTGGAAGTcatgaagaaaatggaagcaCAATGCAACTTTCTTCAAATCAGGTATCCAGGACATCTTCTCTCCTGAGCAGCTCGGTGGCGTCAGATACTTTGAGATCTGATTTAACAGCCGCTGAAAGTAGTCTGTGCGAGGAAACTCTAGACTATGAAAATGTTCTAGCAGAAATTGAGGCAGAGAAACGAATGAAGCTAGTTGGCCATATTCCGGCAAACAACCTTCTCAAGACATTAAGCGAGAGGTCGTTCTCGACTGCTGATCTGAAGCTTGAGTTGCAGCTTTACAAGGTCCGGTTTTTGCTTCTGACCAGAAACTTGAAGCTGGCGAAGCGCGAAGTCAAGCATGCGATGAACATAGCTCAAAAAAGGGACTCTTCTATGGCTCTCCTCTTGAAATCCCAGCTTGAGTATGCTCATGGGAATCATCCAAAGGCTATGAAGCTTTTGTTGGTCTCTGGTATTCATAAAGAAGCAGGGACTTCAGGGATCTTTAACAACAACCTTGGTTGCATATTCTATCAGCTTGGATGTTATCAGGCTTCCTCTGTGCTATTCTTAAAGGCCCTAAGGAGCTGTTCATCACTTAGAAATGGGAAACCAGCGAAGACATTTTCTCTCTCACAGAATAAGTCTATGTTAATCACATACAACTGTGGTTTGCTTTATTTGGCATCTGGAAAGCCTCTACTTGCTGCTCAATGTTTCCAGAAGGCAAGCCATGTTTTCCGCCGACAACCCCTCATTTGGCTCCGTTTAGCTGAATGCTGTATGATGGCCTTACAAAAGGGTCTTTTGGAAGGGGGAAACAGTTCTTTGGATAGATCGGAAATCAGAGTCCATGTAATTGGGAAAGGGAATCGGAGACAACTAATGattgaagaaaatggataCGTTGAACTTGCTGGAAGTAACCAATTGTCAAAGCTTTCATTACCACTAGCACGGGTCTGTCTCTCAAATGGTATATATCTGCTCAATGAGTCTCTCTCGAATGATTCTAAATCAGATCTTGGATCAATATTATCCGTGGGGATGAATGAGACCAAAGAAGGATCATCCTCTGATCATGAGGAAGGTAACACGAACACAGACTCGAAAGAGGCAAAAGGAGGAATGAGCCAAGAAATAATTCAAAACTCACTCTCTGCTTTTGAGGATATTCGTAATAGAGAAAAGCAGTTGATGAGACAGGCTCTCTTTGCCAATATGGCTTATGTAGAATTGGAGTTGGCGAATCCTATCAAAGCCTTGTCAGCTGCTACTTCACTCTTGCAACTTGCAGATTGTTCGAAGATTTATGTTTTCCTAGGCCATATCTATGCAGCGGAGGCCCTCTGCTTGCTCAATCGACCCATTGAAGCTGGTGCACATTTATCCGCCTATCTACTCGGACAGGATGATTTTAAACTGCCATATGCGCAAGAAGACTTTGACCAGTGGTGGAAGCACACAAGTTCTGATTGTGAAGAGACATTGGATCCCTCCACGGGAAATACCCGGGATTCAGTTTTCCTTAAGCCAGAAGAAGCTCGTGGAGCACTTTTCGCAGACCTTGCCGCGCTGCTTGCCACACAAGGACATCACGACCAAGCAAAATCTTTGATAACGCACGCGTTAACTCTCTTACCGAACAATGTACAAGCTACAGTTACAGCAGTCTACATTGATCTCATGTTGGGTAGGTCACAAGACGCCCTTGCTCGGTTAAAACAGTGTACCCATGTGAGCTTTGTTCCAGGGAGATTGGAAGTGAGAGCCTCATAG